The following are encoded together in the Bacillus carboniphilus genome:
- a CDS encoding polysaccharide deacetylase family protein — protein sequence MSKHAIASLKLIFFSSSIISLILSFTLIKVHAEESMLPQAPIFIDEEPVTTSYMMRSGHILVPALFFKHTGALVDWDHEYQSVVFQANGKKFALPVGKKFTDDYDSTTGTWKRGSLSTETVQFDGKPFVPLVDVSKKLGMNVKYDPVINRTFITTNISLNKSNFIQKADTSEKLVALTFDDGPENHYTPMILDILKEKGVPATFFVIGDEISSYPEIMRRIVNEGHSIGNHTWSHPDLRKGWSSKVREEIQSTQQELQRVVGRKSDLFRPPYGAITKADLMVLNEIGMRNIHWSVDTLDWGGLPADDILEIVHQDISPGGIILQHNFQHGLLLDGSVEALPRIIDDLRQQGYTFVTIQTLLSR from the coding sequence AAGGTTCATGCCGAAGAATCCATGTTACCTCAGGCACCTATTTTTATTGACGAAGAACCTGTCACCACATCTTATATGATGAGAAGTGGACATATACTTGTCCCTGCTCTCTTTTTCAAGCATACAGGTGCTCTAGTCGATTGGGATCATGAGTATCAATCGGTTGTCTTTCAAGCAAACGGCAAAAAGTTTGCACTACCCGTAGGAAAGAAGTTTACAGATGATTATGACAGTACAACTGGTACATGGAAGAGGGGCTCACTCTCAACAGAAACCGTTCAATTTGATGGTAAGCCTTTCGTCCCGCTAGTTGATGTTTCAAAGAAATTAGGGATGAATGTAAAATATGATCCCGTAATAAACCGGACCTTTATCACAACCAATATATCGCTTAATAAATCCAATTTTATTCAAAAAGCAGATACTTCTGAAAAACTTGTAGCTTTAACCTTTGATGATGGACCCGAAAACCATTATACGCCAATGATTCTAGATATTTTAAAAGAAAAAGGAGTTCCTGCTACTTTTTTTGTCATAGGAGATGAAATTAGCTCTTACCCTGAAATAATGAGGCGAATTGTAAATGAAGGACATTCAATCGGGAATCACACATGGAGCCACCCTGATCTAAGAAAGGGATGGTCTTCAAAAGTAAGAGAAGAAATTCAATCTACACAACAAGAGTTGCAAAGAGTTGTCGGAAGGAAATCGGACTTATTCCGCCCTCCCTATGGGGCCATCACAAAGGCAGATTTAATGGTATTGAATGAAATAGGAATGAGAAACATTCATTGGTCTGTCGATACTTTAGATTGGGGTGGACTGCCAGCAGATGATATCTTAGAAATCGTCCATCAAGATATTTCACCCGGAGGAATTATACTACAGCATAATTTCCAACACGGCCTGCTATTGGACGGTTCTGTGGAAGCACTACCAAGGATTATTGACGACTTGAGGCAACAAGGATATACATTTGTAACGATACAAACTTTATTATCTAGATAA